The nucleotide window ACTGGAAGGTCGACGCGAAAGACCTGGCGGCACTGCGCGGCGACCTGGCCGGCTCGGTCGCCGGCAGCGGCGTTGCCACCGGCGGCTATGCCGCGCCGCGCACCAGCTTCGATGTCGAGGCGCGCGGCATCGGCCTCACCGGCGCGAAAGTGCGCGCGCTGGACAGCGTGATCCGCGCCTCCGGCCAGTTCGCGCTGGCCGGCAAGGACAAGTCGCCGGAAGTCACCCTGTCCGGCAGCGCGCGGCGCGTGAACCCGGCCGCCTTCGCCGCATCCGCGCCGGCGGGCAACCTGAACGCCACGTTCTCCGGCAATGCGCGCCTGGCGGCCGACTGGCGCGCCAACATGAACCTGGACGTCGCGCCATCGACGCTGGTCGACGCGCCGCTGACCGGCCACGCGAAACTGACGGCCGATCACCGCCACGTGGACAATGCCGACGTGGACCTGCGCCTGGGCCCGAACAGCCTGCAGGCCAAGGGGGCGTTCGGCGCCCCGGCGGACCGGCTGAACTGGAAACTCGATGCGCCCCAGCTTTCCAGCCTGGGCGCCGGTTTCGGCGGCGTGCTGCGCGGTACCGGCACGCTGGGCGGCACCATGCAGAAACCCACGCTGTCGTTCGGCATCGAAGGCAACTCGCTGCGGCTGATGACGCAGCACCAGGTGCGCGCCATCAAGGCCACCGGCACGCTCGGCAATGTCGATGCGCTGGTGGCGGACGTGAACGTGACCGGCTACAGCTCGCCGGCGATCTCGATCGACCGCGCCCGCCTGCAATCGAGCGGCACCGGCGCGGCGCACTCCATCGCCCTGTCCGCCGCGAATCCGGACTTCGACGCGGCGCTGCGCATCAAGGGCGGCTGGGCCAACGACACGTGGACCGGCACCATCGACACGCTGCAGAACCGTGGCCGCTTCGCGCTGACCCTGCAAGCGCCTGCCCCGCTGACCATCGCGGCGCCGAAAGGCAGCGGCGTGGCGGGCCTGGCGAAACCGGAGCGCATCGCGTTATCCAGTGCCGTGATCGGCCTGCCGGAAGGCAGCCTGCGCGTGGAAAACCTGGAAAAGAATGGGCCACGCTGGCGCAGCCGCGGCACGGCGGCCGGCGTGCCGGCCACGTACCTCGCGCAACTGTCCGATGCCTGGCGCGGCCGCGTCGTCAGCGACCTGACGCTGGGCGCCAACTGGGGCCTCGACATGACGCTGCCTGCTGGTGGCGCCGGCGCTACTCCTTCGGCTCCTGCCCTCAATGGCGCGGTGCGCGTATTCCGCGAAAAAGGCGACATCACCGTGACCGGCGGTGCCGCGCCGCTGCCGCTCGGGCTGTCGCAATTGCAGGCCGGCGTCAACGTCTCGGGCAATACGCTGAAGGTGCAGGCCGGCATGGTCGGCACCCGCGCCGGCCGTATCGCGCTGGACGCCACGGCCCAGCTGCGCGACGGCCGCATCCCCGGCGACAGCCCGCTGGCCGTGACGGCCAGCGTGGACGTGCCGTCGATCGCCTGGATGTCGCCGCTGACCGGCGTGGAAGGCCTGGAGCTGGAAGGCGCGCTGAAGGCCGCGATCGCCGGCAGCGGCACCGTGGCCAATCCGGCCTTGAACGGGGAAGTATCGGGCAACGGCCTCGTGATCAACCTGGCCGACCAGGGCGTCCGCCTGCGCAATGGCCAGTTGCAGGCGCGCGTGGAAGGCGACCGGCTGACCTTGCAGAAGCTGCACCTGGAAGGCCGCACCGGCCGTGCCGATGCGGAAGGCTGGGCGCGCCTGGCCGGCAATGAAATGACGATGAACCTGAAGCTGACGGCCGACAAGCTCGAAGCACTGTCCCGCCCGGACCGCACGCTGGTGCTGTCCGGCTCCAGCGAGGTGATACGCGACGCGAAGCGCTTCCAGCTGAACGGCAAGTTCCGCGCCGACCGGGCCGACATCGAACTGCCCGACGAGAATTCGCCGACCATCAGCGACGACGTGGTGATCCTCGGCCGCACCAAGCCCACGATCAAGGAAACCGCGCAGGCGATGCCGCTGAACGTGGACCTGGAAGCGGACCTGGGCAAGGATTTCCGCCTGAAGGGCAAGGGCCTCGATGCCTACCTGGAAGGCGGCGTGCACGTGCGGGTCGCCGACCGGCGCGCGCCGCGCATCAATGGCAGCATCCGGGTTGCCAGCGGCACTTATGCGGCCTATGGCCAGAAGCTGGCGATCGAGCGCGGCGTGATCAACTTCACGGGCGCCTACGACAACCCCGGCCTGAACATCCTCGCCGTGCGCAAGCGCCCGGAAGGCTCCGAACTGTCCGACACCAACGTGGAAGCCGGTGTCGAAGTGCGCGGCACGGCGCTGGCACCCACCGCGCGGCTGGTCTCCACGCCTTCCGTGCCGGACAGCGAGAAGCTGTCCTGGCTGGTACTGGGGCATGGCATGGACGACATGCAGGGCAACGAGATGGGCCTGCTCGGCACCGCCGCCGGCGCGCTGTTCGGCGGCAAGGGCGGCGGCAGCTTCGCCAACAAGATCGGGCTGGACGAACTGGGCGTCTCGCAGGGCAGCGGCAATGCCACGGGGCTGGAAAACACCGTGGTCACGGTCGGCAAGAAACTGTCCTCGCGCGCCTACCTGGGCTTCGAGCAGGGCGCCGGCAGCGCCACCTCGCTGGTCAAGCTGCGTTACAAGCTGAACCAGCGGATCACCCTGCAGTTCCAGACCGGCACGAACAACGCGCTGGATGTGCTGTACACGTGGGCGTTCGATTGAAGCGGGGGGTGGTGGAGCCACCGAATCTGGCACTAATGTCGCTTAACTTAGCTAAGCCCACCCCAGGTGCAAGTTCCGGGGTCAGACCCGACGGGTCTGACCCCTGCCCTTCGCTGTTGGGGTGAATGCATGCGCTTGCAATGTGTCTTGCAATGTGTCCTGTAACGCTTGACCAAGCGGCATCAGGTCTGACACCGTCAGCGCAACCTACTCCGGATTCCGGTCCGGCACCGGATCGTCCTGCTCCACCGGCGCATCCGGGTGATGCGGGTGGTTCGGTTGCGGATCGGGCATCGGTTCGTCGACCGGTACCGGCAGGTCCGGTGCCCGGTGCGCGTGGATCGGCAGGGCCGAACGTTCCATGAATGGGTCCATGATTCCTCCTGTCGTCTGGACAATCACCGTACCACGCCCCCCGGAATCGCGCCGCAGCGTTACAATTTTGCTTTTCCCGACGATCTCTCTCCATGCAACTGACCACACTGGCCCTGCTGATCCTGATCCCGCTGCTGATCTGGCGGGTCTACCTGCGCCTGCGGCCATTCTTCGCCCGGCAGGAATCGCTGATGTGGAAGCACTGGACCGGAGCCGTGCTGTTCCCGCTGCTGCTGCTGGCGGCGGCGGTCTCGCTGCTGGCGGACGTGCTGGCCCTGTCGTCGCTGGGCGCGGGCGCGCTGGGCGGTGCCTGGCTGGGCTTTTTCACGCTGAAGAAAACCCGCTTCGAGACGATCGGCCGGCGCTACTACTTCAAGCCCTACGAGCGCTTCGGCATCCTCGTCTGCATGCTGTTCGCCGCGCGCGTGCTGCAGATCGGCGTCGAACTGTACATGAACCGCCAGTCCGAATTCCCGCAAATGATCACCCGCGAAATGGTGCTGCACCACCCATTGTCCTGCGTCGCGTTCGGCCTGCTGGCCGGCTACCTCGCCACTTTTTCGATCGGCATGCTGCGCTGGCGCCGCGCACAGCCGCCACTGCCGGAGCTCGAATGAATCCCCTGCTGTCCGATACCCTGCTGCCGAACGAGCCCCGCATCGCCGACCCGCTCCAGCACACCCTGACCGAACGTTTCCTGCTGCCGGCGCTGCCGGGCCTGCGGGCCCTGCTGGAAGAACTGCGCGCCCGGGTCGACCCGGTGCTGTCCGCGCGCGTGCCCGCCAGGCTGGGCCAGCCCTACCCGCGCAGCCAGGGACTGCACATCACCCAGGCGGTGCACGAGGCGATACGCCGGGTCGACGCCGGCACCCTGCCGCCCCGCGCCGCCGACGGTTTCGCGGCGCTGGCCGCCTTCCACGCCCATGGCGGCAGCCTGCGCCATGTGTGGGGCGCGCTGCGCGGCACGCACTTCCACCATGCATTCCTGTTCGGCACCTTGCTGGTCGACGTGGCGGCCGACGCGATCGCCGGCGGCGGTGGCAAGGTCGGCATCGTGCCGTTCCGCCAGGCGCGCTTCACGCCGGTGCGCGACCACCGCCATTACGCGCTGCTGGCCAGGAGCGCCTTGCACGCCACGGTGTACCCGAACCACGTGCTGCCGACAGCAGCGCCGTATGCGCCGCTGATCGTGCTGGTGCCGGGCGGCTCGGTGCGGATCGAATCCGATGCCGCCTACATGCATGAACTGGCGCTGGCGAGCGGCTTCACGTCGAGCGCGGAAGCGCTGAAAGGCCCGGCCATGCCGCCCGACCTGTTCCGCCTGATCGCCGACACGCTGGGCAAGGCGGACATCGCCACGGCCGCCGACACGGTGCAGGGCCAGCGCGACGGCCTGGCCCTGTGCGCACGCTATCGCGACGGGCACCGCCGCGCGGGCGACCTGGGCCACGTGCGCGCGCTCGAATTGCTGGGCAAGGCGAACAGCCTGCTGGCCACGCTGCAGGTCGCCGTCTCGCAGCAGCGCGCCGCCTGACGATCGCCGCGCAAGCGGTCGGCCGCTTCCCGCCGCGCCGTTACAGCAGGTTTGCCAGGGCGTCCTCCAGCCCCGGATAACGGAATGCGAAACCCTCGCGCTGCAGCCTGGCCGGCACCACGCACTGCCCTTCCAGCAGCAGGTCGGCCTGTTCGCCCAGCAGCAGGCGCACCGGCCACGCCGGCGTCGGCAGGAATGCCGGGCGATGCAGCAGCCGCGCCGCGGTGGCGATGAACTCGCGCTGCGTCACGCACTGTGGCGCGGTGAAATTCCAGGCACCGTCCACGTCGCCCTCTTCGCTGCGCTGCGCCAGCCATGCCAGCCCGCGCAGCAAGTCCTCGACGTGAATCCATGACAATGCCTGCCTGCCTCCCCCCATCGGGCCGCCGGCCCCCAGTTTCACCGGCATCAGCATGGCCGGCAACGCACCGCCATGGCCCAGCACCAGCCCGAACCGCGTGGCCGCCACCTGCACGCCGGACTGCGCCGCGCGCCGTGCCGCCGCTTCCCATTCCTGGCACAGCTGCGACATGAACACCGGCTGCGGCGGGCTCTCTTCCGCCAGCGGCACCAGCACACCGTGCGGCTGCACGCCGTAGTAGCCGATGGCGGAGGCGGACAGCATCAGCCGCGGCTTGTGGTGCGCCCCGGCGATCCAGTCCACCACGCGATGCGTCAGCGCCACGCGGCTGGCGCGCAATGCCGCCTGCCGCTTCCTGGTCCAGCGCGGACCGAGGATGCGCGCGCCGGCCAGGTTGACCACGATGTCGATCCGTTCGGCGGGCGCCAGTTCGGCGGCCGTCATCACGCAGCGCACACCGGCGCCCAGCTCGCGTGCCGCGCGCGCCGTGTCGCGGCTCATGGCGATCACGTGCTGCCCGTCGGCCAGCAGCGCCGCCACCAGCTGGCGGCCCACGAAGCCGGTCGCGCCGGTAACGAGCACGGTCTGGCCGGGCTTGCCGAAGCGCAGCGGCTCAGCGTCCATCGCGGGGCTCCTTCAGCCAGGGACCGCCGGGGCGGAACGGGCAGTCGCCGTCGAAGTAGATCGTCAGTCGCGGTGCGTTCATCGTTCATCCTTTCCCAGCATTTTCGCCACCTTGCCGCCCATCGTGATGAAGCGCTTCAGCGTGGCCGGCGGCAGGTGCCGGTAATCGTCGTAGCTGCCGGCCAGCAGTTCGAGGAAATCAAGTACCTGCGCCATCCGTTCGCGCGTGGCCGGCTGCATGCCCCGGTCGTCTTCCGCCTCGATCGCGCACTGGCGCAGCACGGACAGCGTGGGATCGATCTCGCGCCGCTTCCTTTCCTCGACGATGACGCGGAAGATTTCCCACACGTCCTGCAGCGCCACGAAATGGTCGCGCCGGTCGCCCATCACGTGCGCCACCTTGACCAGCCCCCAGCTCTGCAGCTCCTTCAGGCTGTTGCTGACATTCGAGCGCGCCACGGCCAGTGTGTCGGCGATCTCCTCCGCGTGCAACGGCTCGCTGGCGAGGAACAGCAGCGCGTGGATCTGTGCCACCGTGCGGTTGAC belongs to Pseudoduganella albidiflava and includes:
- a CDS encoding translocation/assembly module TamB domain-containing protein, giving the protein MADDTNTPDTPAGQDGDNAPLPRKERRWLRRTLIGTGITVVVLGGAIWLLGRETTLQQIAERVARASGGAITITGVTGSLYNHMHIGRVVYKGKTSTITADNIDIDWSPLQFFSSGIEISELRVQSVLMQTTAEDDEPLTVPATLAPPFRISVGDARLLKLTMVGLTGTRNEVTDIRARLYGDKTQWQLTSASAITPIGRVAADGTIGAQKPFKLQAKAALTEVHIAPGQPSAQLAVAATGNLSLMTLGIKGTSPNANGDGTVTLVPFEKIPLRAADIRAYGVDPSRFQSAWPKASLDLRVKADIGTRQQVSGVLELVNTAAPGPIDQQLLPLKAVTARLGGNLTVATLDKLLIDLGNAGRFTGTGRVERTGPDGGIETADIRLHTDRIDLRHIHGAANATAIAGDISAKSTGSGTGTVQTFDVALAEKNMRLDAHANLKDTLVTIERARLQAGRGSIGVTGQASLAGDRAFKAAATVDHFDPAALGNFPKADLNAVANVAGKLVPEPNAAVGFTIRPSTFAGQKLSGSGKLNADARHLTNIAASVAMGSNTIEARGDFGLPAEKLNWKVDAKDLAALRGDLAGSVAGSGVATGGYAAPRTSFDVEARGIGLTGAKVRALDSVIRASGQFALAGKDKSPEVTLSGSARRVNPAAFAASAPAGNLNATFSGNARLAADWRANMNLDVAPSTLVDAPLTGHAKLTADHRHVDNADVDLRLGPNSLQAKGAFGAPADRLNWKLDAPQLSSLGAGFGGVLRGTGTLGGTMQKPTLSFGIEGNSLRLMTQHQVRAIKATGTLGNVDALVADVNVTGYSSPAISIDRARLQSSGTGAAHSIALSAANPDFDAALRIKGGWANDTWTGTIDTLQNRGRFALTLQAPAPLTIAAPKGSGVAGLAKPERIALSSAVIGLPEGSLRVENLEKNGPRWRSRGTAAGVPATYLAQLSDAWRGRVVSDLTLGANWGLDMTLPAGGAGATPSAPALNGAVRVFREKGDITVTGGAAPLPLGLSQLQAGVNVSGNTLKVQAGMVGTRAGRIALDATAQLRDGRIPGDSPLAVTASVDVPSIAWMSPLTGVEGLELEGALKAAIAGSGTVANPALNGEVSGNGLVINLADQGVRLRNGQLQARVEGDRLTLQKLHLEGRTGRADAEGWARLAGNEMTMNLKLTADKLEALSRPDRTLVLSGSSEVIRDAKRFQLNGKFRADRADIELPDENSPTISDDVVILGRTKPTIKETAQAMPLNVDLEADLGKDFRLKGKGLDAYLEGGVHVRVADRRAPRINGSIRVASGTYAAYGQKLAIERGVINFTGAYDNPGLNILAVRKRPEGSELSDTNVEAGVEVRGTALAPTARLVSTPSVPDSEKLSWLVLGHGMDDMQGNEMGLLGTAAGALFGGKGGGSFANKIGLDELGVSQGSGNATGLENTVVTVGKKLSSRAYLGFEQGAGSATSLVKLRYKLNQRITLQFQTGTNNALDVLYTWAFD
- a CDS encoding TIGR01777 family oxidoreductase — protein: MDAEPLRFGKPGQTVLVTGATGFVGRQLVAALLADGQHVIAMSRDTARAARELGAGVRCVMTAAELAPAERIDIVVNLAGARILGPRWTRKRQAALRASRVALTHRVVDWIAGAHHKPRLMLSASAIGYYGVQPHGVLVPLAEESPPQPVFMSQLCQEWEAAARRAAQSGVQVAATRFGLVLGHGGALPAMLMPVKLGAGGPMGGGRQALSWIHVEDLLRGLAWLAQRSEEGDVDGAWNFTAPQCVTQREFIATAARLLHRPAFLPTPAWPVRLLLGEQADLLLEGQCVVPARLQREGFAFRYPGLEDALANLL
- a CDS encoding GbsR/MarR family transcriptional regulator; the encoded protein is MDLSPTEQKYILHWREMGTRWGVNRTVAQIHALLFLASEPLHAEEIADTLAVARSNVSNSLKELQSWGLVKVAHVMGDRRDHFVALQDVWEIFRVIVEERKRREIDPTLSVLRQCAIEAEDDRGMQPATRERMAQVLDFLELLAGSYDDYRHLPPATLKRFITMGGKVAKMLGKDER